The Collimonas fungivorans Ter331 genome has a segment encoding these proteins:
- a CDS encoding arabinofuranosidase catalytic domain-containing protein codes for MRNHCMQLRLNGHRSLSRHAVGTINRFLVLLAVMVFFSVGMLPKASAATSTCDIYATGGTPCSAAHSTVRALFGTYNGKLYQVKRASDGATMDIGTLTAGGIANAAAQDTFCAGSVCTIATIYDQTANGNHLTVAPAGGNGSADITGSATALKVTIGGKSAYAVYISAGVGYRRNNTTGIATGSASEGVYMVTSATHVNNGCCFDYGNAETNNNDTGNGHMNAVYFGTLCWFACTGSGPWVMADLENGLFLGGNGSNTNNTGRNTTFVTAMIKQDATTYSIRDGDAQTGALKTDYAGPLPTTSGYVPFHKEGAIILGIGGDNSKGAVGNFYEGAMTAGKPSDTTENAVQANIVAAGYSGNALSSYKKLVNQNSSKCVDVQQPNTSAGSNVDLYGCNGFAWQNWQMVDLGNGYSSIYSENSGMCLDVSGSSTANGGNVIQNTCGSSTSQQWQVTTTTAPWFRLTSRNSGKVLDVANCGTADTTNIQQWDWLNNACQQWKLQ; via the coding sequence ATGAGAAATCATTGCATGCAGTTGAGGTTGAATGGGCACCGTTCGTTGAGTAGGCATGCCGTAGGTACAATAAATCGCTTTTTAGTGCTTTTGGCGGTTATGGTATTTTTCAGCGTGGGTATGTTGCCAAAGGCTTCGGCCGCCACAAGTACTTGTGATATTTACGCTACGGGAGGTACGCCGTGCTCTGCGGCCCACAGCACAGTGCGAGCCTTGTTTGGGACGTATAACGGCAAGCTGTATCAGGTCAAGCGCGCCTCTGATGGCGCCACCATGGATATTGGCACATTAACAGCCGGCGGTATTGCCAATGCTGCCGCACAGGATACTTTCTGTGCTGGTTCTGTATGCACCATCGCAACGATCTATGACCAGACCGCAAATGGAAACCACTTGACTGTTGCGCCGGCCGGGGGGAACGGTAGCGCAGACATCACAGGCAGTGCCACCGCATTGAAGGTGACGATTGGCGGAAAGTCTGCTTATGCGGTCTATATCTCCGCGGGCGTCGGGTATCGGCGTAACAACACCACAGGCATTGCAACCGGCAGCGCATCAGAAGGCGTATACATGGTTACCAGTGCTACCCATGTGAATAATGGATGCTGCTTTGATTATGGTAATGCCGAAACAAATAACAATGATACTGGCAATGGGCACATGAATGCGGTCTACTTTGGCACTCTGTGCTGGTTCGCATGTACCGGATCTGGCCCCTGGGTCATGGCAGACCTTGAGAATGGTCTGTTCCTGGGTGGCAACGGAAGCAATACGAATAATACTGGCCGCAATACCACTTTTGTCACGGCCATGATTAAACAAGACGCCACGACATATTCCATCAGGGATGGCGATGCCCAAACTGGCGCGTTAAAAACCGATTATGCGGGACCGCTACCTACTACGTCAGGGTATGTGCCTTTCCACAAAGAAGGTGCCATTATTTTGGGTATTGGCGGCGATAACAGCAAGGGGGCAGTCGGTAATTTCTATGAAGGCGCAATGACAGCAGGCAAGCCTTCTGATACCACCGAAAATGCCGTGCAGGCCAATATCGTTGCAGCGGGTTACAGCGGAAACGCCCTGAGTTCTTATAAAAAACTCGTCAACCAAAACAGCAGCAAGTGCGTGGACGTTCAGCAACCCAACACCAGTGCGGGTAGCAATGTCGACCTCTACGGGTGCAATGGATTTGCCTGGCAGAATTGGCAAATGGTGGACTTGGGTAACGGATACTCTAGTATTTATAGCGAGAACAGTGGCATGTGCCTGGATGTCAGCGGATCTTCCACAGCCAATGGCGGCAACGTGATCCAAAATACCTGCGGCAGTAGCACCAGTCAGCAATGGCAGGTAACAACGACCACCGCTCCCTGGTTCCGCCTGACCTCGCGCAATAGCGGAAAAGTGTTGGATGTTGCCAACTGCGGCACGGCCGACACCACCAATATCCAGCAATGGGACTGGCTCAATAATGCTTGCCAACAATGGAAGTTGCAATAA
- a CDS encoding thermonuclease family protein, giving the protein MRILLAVFLLVAPLAAHAYRVISVADGDSMTVQVGRSRLKLRLAGIDAPEIKQAFGRQAGQSLRQLCSGKDAQYDAIAIDRFGRTVATVRCNGIDAGRTQVERGMAWASARNDSALKVLETMARNSRRGLWSAPHPVAPWQFRRRTSQDATCHTGPRGGRYQWLNGRKAYGC; this is encoded by the coding sequence ATGAGAATATTGCTTGCCGTTTTTTTGCTGGTCGCGCCGCTGGCGGCGCACGCATACAGGGTCATCAGCGTGGCCGACGGCGACAGCATGACTGTGCAGGTCGGACGAAGCCGGCTCAAGCTGCGCCTGGCCGGCATCGATGCCCCGGAAATAAAACAGGCGTTCGGCCGCCAGGCCGGGCAATCGCTGCGCCAGCTATGCTCCGGCAAGGATGCGCAGTACGACGCAATCGCCATCGATCGCTTCGGCCGCACGGTCGCCACGGTGCGCTGCAATGGCATCGATGCGGGACGGACGCAGGTGGAGCGCGGCATGGCCTGGGCTTCTGCACGCAACGACAGCGCATTGAAGGTACTTGAAACAATGGCGCGCAACAGCAGGAGAGGATTATGGTCCGCCCCGCATCCGGTGGCGCCCTGGCAGTTCCGGCGCCGCACCTCGCAAGACGCAACTTGCCATACCGGGCCGCGCGGCGGACGTTACCAGTGGCTTAACGGACGCAAGGCGTACGGCTGCTGA
- a CDS encoding haloacid dehalogenase type II has protein sequence MKNIRGIVFDLYGTLYDVHSVAAACNAFHPGRGREISVVWRQKQLEYTWLRSLMGDYADFEQLTREALVFTSGQLQLSLDDAALSALCAEYLRIAPYPEVPAALARLQAIGLPLAILSNGSANSIRSVVTASGLEQRFAHLISADSVRIFKPHDKVYQLAEQQMHCDRSELLFVSSNAWDASGARHFGYPVCWINRIGNTFDELGQSPDHIVQGLDQLADWLQTRQPAA, from the coding sequence ATGAAAAATATAAGAGGCATCGTATTCGATCTCTACGGCACGCTATACGATGTGCATTCGGTGGCGGCAGCCTGCAACGCCTTTCATCCGGGCCGGGGGCGCGAGATCAGCGTGGTCTGGCGGCAGAAGCAGCTTGAATACACCTGGTTGCGCAGCCTGATGGGCGACTATGCCGATTTCGAGCAGCTTACCCGCGAAGCCCTGGTGTTTACCTCCGGACAGCTGCAGCTGTCGCTTGACGATGCGGCGCTTTCAGCGCTTTGCGCGGAATATCTCAGGATTGCGCCGTACCCGGAAGTGCCGGCGGCGCTGGCCAGGCTGCAGGCAATCGGGTTGCCGCTGGCGATCCTGTCCAACGGTTCGGCCAATTCAATCCGCAGCGTGGTGACGGCGTCCGGGCTGGAGCAGCGCTTCGCGCACCTGATCAGTGCCGATAGCGTGCGCATCTTCAAGCCGCACGACAAGGTCTACCAGCTGGCCGAACAGCAGATGCACTGCGATCGTTCGGAACTGCTGTTCGTCTCCTCAAATGCATGGGATGCCTCCGGCGCGCGGCATTTCGGTTATCCGGTCTGCTGGATCAACCGGATCGGCAACACGTTTGACGAGTTGGGGCAATCGCCTGACCATATCGTGCAGGGACTGGACCAGCTGGCGGACTGGCTGCAAACGCGGCAGCCTGCTGCTTGA
- a CDS encoding chloride channel protein: MSSKQHSHKRDFASDTRLLRISLIAVLIGGFGTLAAYTLLNLIRLFTNLFFYQTLSFANRSPADHHLGAWVIVLPVVGGLVVGLIARFGSEKIRGHGIPEAIEAIEAILFGKSKMSAKVAILKPLSSGIVIGSGGPFGAEGPIIMTGGAIGSLIAQHFHLTAAERKTLLVAGATAGMTAVFGTPVAAVLLAVELLLFELRPRSLLPVIVACAVAGFTRPLLLDAGPLFPLQTPEIGLSALFSCVVAGILGGALSALMSTALYRVEDLFGKLPLHWMWWPALGGIAVGIGGYFEPRALGVGYDVIGDLLNGNLALQLALSLLLVKAVIWVIALGSGTSGGVLAPLLIIGAGLGTVLAPWLPGGDVHLWPLVCMAAVLAGVLGAPLTAAVFAFGLTHDTNALLPLLLTTGVAYGVTVLTMRRSIMTEKIARRGYHIYREYGVDPLERQHVDEVMTHAVTAIPASLTIAETLERHFGAQQVHRCYPVVDINQGLMGMVERSSFSPQADGSNALTTLFNPAYLEQSAALVALPSETCRIVAARMATHHLERLPVVSDLQSRRLVGIISRSDLIKPSRLFFDEEQKRERLLS; this comes from the coding sequence ATGTCTTCGAAACAGCATTCCCACAAACGCGATTTCGCCTCCGACACACGGCTGCTCAGGATTTCCCTGATCGCGGTGCTCATCGGCGGCTTCGGCACCCTGGCGGCATATACCTTGCTGAACCTGATCCGGCTGTTCACCAACCTGTTCTTCTACCAGACGCTGTCTTTCGCCAACCGCTCGCCCGCCGATCATCATCTCGGCGCCTGGGTGATCGTGCTGCCGGTCGTCGGCGGCCTGGTCGTCGGCCTGATCGCGCGCTTCGGCTCGGAAAAAATCCGCGGCCACGGGATTCCGGAAGCGATCGAAGCGATCGAAGCGATCCTGTTCGGCAAAAGCAAGATGTCGGCCAAGGTCGCCATTCTCAAGCCGCTGTCGTCCGGCATCGTGATCGGCAGCGGCGGCCCGTTTGGCGCCGAAGGCCCGATCATCATGACCGGCGGCGCCATCGGTTCGCTGATCGCCCAGCATTTCCACCTGACCGCGGCCGAACGCAAGACCTTGCTGGTAGCCGGGGCAACGGCCGGCATGACCGCGGTGTTCGGCACGCCGGTGGCGGCAGTGCTGCTGGCGGTGGAACTGCTGCTGTTCGAATTGCGGCCGCGCAGCCTGCTGCCGGTGATCGTCGCCTGCGCGGTAGCCGGTTTCACCCGGCCGCTGCTGTTGGACGCCGGCCCGTTGTTTCCCTTGCAGACGCCGGAAATCGGCCTCAGCGCCCTGTTCTCCTGCGTGGTCGCCGGCATCCTCGGCGGCGCGTTGTCGGCGCTGATGTCGACTGCCTTGTACCGGGTCGAAGACCTGTTCGGCAAACTGCCGCTGCACTGGATGTGGTGGCCGGCGCTGGGCGGCATCGCGGTCGGCATAGGCGGTTATTTCGAGCCGCGGGCGCTGGGCGTCGGCTACGATGTGATCGGCGACCTGCTCAACGGCAACCTGGCCTTGCAGCTGGCGCTGAGCCTGCTGCTGGTGAAAGCCGTGATCTGGGTGATTGCGCTCGGTTCCGGCACTTCCGGCGGCGTGCTGGCGCCGCTGCTGATCATCGGCGCCGGTCTCGGCACGGTGCTGGCGCCTTGGCTGCCGGGCGGCGATGTGCATTTGTGGCCGCTGGTGTGCATGGCGGCGGTGCTGGCCGGCGTGCTGGGCGCGCCGCTCACCGCCGCCGTGTTCGCCTTCGGCCTGACCCACGACACCAATGCCCTGCTGCCGCTGCTGCTCACCACCGGCGTCGCCTACGGTGTTACCGTGCTGACCATGCGACGCTCGATCATGACCGAAAAGATCGCCCGGCGCGGTTACCACATCTATCGCGAATACGGCGTCGATCCGCTGGAACGACAGCATGTGGATGAAGTGATGACGCATGCGGTAACCGCGATTCCTGCCAGCCTCACCATCGCTGAAACGCTGGAGCGCCATTTCGGCGCACAGCAAGTGCACCGCTGCTACCCGGTGGTCGACATCAACCAGGGGTTGATGGGCATGGTCGAACGCAGCAGCTTCAGCCCGCAAGCCGACGGCAGCAATGCCTTGACGACCTTGTTCAATCCCGCCTACCTGGAACAATCGGCGGCCCTGGTCGCACTGCCGTCGGAAACCTGCCGCATCGTGGCCGCGCGCATGGCGACCCATCATCTGGAGCGGCTGCCGGTGGTCAGCGACCTGCAAAGCCGGCGCCTGGTCGGCATCATCAGCCGCAGCGACCTGATCAAACCGTCGCGGCTGTTTTTCGACGAAGAACAGAAGCGTGAGCGCCTGTTGAGCTGA
- a CDS encoding MarR family winged helix-turn-helix transcriptional regulator — MPSHTLSKQDFEALSTFRYQLRKFLRFSEEAAQAEGVTPQQYLLLLHVKGTPGRDWASVGELAERLQSQHHSVVALVSRCEKLKLVQRRNSEVDRRQVNIHLLPAGERCLAKLAELHHAELNTLADIFRVPTINT; from the coding sequence ATGCCATCCCACACTCTTTCCAAGCAAGACTTTGAAGCCCTGTCGACATTCCGCTACCAGCTGCGCAAATTCCTGCGCTTCAGCGAAGAAGCGGCCCAGGCTGAAGGCGTCACGCCCCAGCAATACCTGCTGCTATTGCACGTGAAGGGCACTCCCGGCCGCGACTGGGCCAGCGTCGGCGAGCTGGCTGAACGCCTGCAGTCGCAGCACCACAGCGTGGTGGCGCTGGTGTCGCGCTGCGAAAAACTCAAGCTGGTGCAGCGCCGCAACAGCGAGGTCGACCGCCGCCAGGTCAACATCCACCTGCTGCCGGCCGGCGAACGCTGCCTCGCCAAGCTGGCTGAACTGCACCATGCCGAGCTGAACACCCTGGCTGACATCTTCCGCGTCCCGACCATCAATACCTGA
- a CDS encoding YdeI/OmpD-associated family protein, which yields MNPDRSKVAELPTELFGQQKDWTAWLKKNHGKSPGIWLRLAKKNSEQVSVSYQEALESALCYGWIDGLKRAEDADYWVQKFTPRSARSIWSKINRDKALLLIESGRMAPAGLKEIERAQSDGRWDAAYDSASMSTVPADFQAALDASLRALAFFATLNSGNRYALLFRIQTAKKAETRAKRIQDFTLMLERHEKFHP from the coding sequence ATGAATCCGGATCGCAGCAAGGTTGCAGAATTGCCGACAGAACTTTTCGGCCAGCAAAAGGATTGGACCGCATGGCTGAAAAAGAACCATGGCAAGTCGCCCGGGATCTGGCTGCGGCTGGCGAAGAAAAATTCTGAGCAGGTCTCTGTTTCCTACCAGGAGGCGCTGGAGTCGGCGCTGTGCTATGGCTGGATCGACGGCTTGAAAAGGGCTGAAGATGCAGATTACTGGGTGCAGAAATTCACGCCGCGTTCCGCCAGGAGCATCTGGTCCAAGATCAACCGCGACAAAGCCTTGCTGCTGATAGAGAGCGGCCGGATGGCGCCGGCTGGACTCAAGGAAATCGAACGCGCCCAAAGCGATGGGCGCTGGGACGCTGCCTACGACTCGGCCAGCATGTCGACCGTGCCGGCCGATTTCCAGGCAGCGCTGGACGCCAGCCTGCGGGCGCTGGCTTTTTTTGCTACCCTCAACAGCGGCAATCGGTACGCGCTGCTGTTCAGGATCCAGACCGCCAAGAAAGCAGAGACGCGCGCCAAGCGGATTCAGGATTTCACCCTGATGCTCGAAAGGCACGAGAAATTCCATCCTTGA
- a CDS encoding cupredoxin domain-containing protein yields MAINNKRRLLLAGAGAGGLAITAAAVIAQTQERVIKVVAKKFDFTPGEIRLKKNQPVTLEFTTLDVVMGFALPEFGLRADILPGTTARIRFTPDKVGQFPFHCDIFCGSGHESMTGTVIVS; encoded by the coding sequence ATGGCCATCAACAATAAACGGCGCCTGCTGCTGGCCGGAGCAGGCGCCGGCGGCCTGGCGATCACCGCCGCGGCGGTGATCGCCCAGACCCAGGAACGCGTCATCAAGGTGGTGGCAAAGAAGTTCGATTTCACGCCAGGCGAAATCCGCCTGAAAAAGAACCAACCGGTGACGCTCGAATTCACCACGCTGGATGTGGTGATGGGATTCGCCCTGCCCGAATTTGGGCTGCGTGCCGACATCCTGCCGGGGACTACCGCACGGATCCGCTTCACGCCGGACAAGGTTGGACAATTTCCGTTTCACTGCGATATCTTTTGCGGCTCCGGCCATGAAAGCATGACCGGCACGGTGATCGTCAGCTGA